The following coding sequences lie in one Fusarium poae strain DAOMC 252244 chromosome 1, whole genome shotgun sequence genomic window:
- a CDS encoding hypothetical protein (BUSCO:9245at5125) produces MEPNKRRKLAPKVNATTPSKPPPPPPAQFLHESPQQHHPAQEAAPAPLSERHDFESFARHLQDAAMLIQRQTERHPYTDVSVLLLRWEDDETVDEDLVALEQVLQKQYRYRTEKWHIPTVPNPSIKLGVQIASFLEHAKSNHLLIIYYAGHGYVSSDGHLFWACNSREDAAKLKWDGVRCLFEDAQSDILLLLDTCAVPDPPMAGSHGVKQAIAACASDRSPDSLERSFTSNLTEALQKLSSGRPFTTQRLHEEVLFLKKQQQLLQTPRQTNGGTSNTQSSPQNPVFIPLTPGKGQSIALAPMPSRPRTGSQNGHDTDGQGNREEQLIDPESVVDLRFEEPRVLVCTTFVGDASPDMSFFSQWLHSTPPLGDKIAVEGMFLGPPTMLLISMPHSIWNVVQHDKVCCFLGYISSHNMIHLYHKLVGSSGIKPSAREVEDGRILLEARDHAFSTPARVRREEGHSFHSPATREAPNSVERTEYLPQASPSAPAYANSTGGHSKPKDEVEDSAEMQEAAEQLKALSHVRHPSDEAANINRPRTILPDGMPEIRPEGESDEHGNNDPLATLRNANAAVKPPRRSLPKQDTRCNHCSHAPFKDSSSLRKHIAAAHTRPFPCAFSFAGCTSTFGSKNEWKRHIASQHLCLQYYRCSSCPQSTAEGKGNEFNRKDLFTQHLRRMHAPFQIKRALAKGDSKLQSEWDAHVKEMQVSCLVQRRLPPQRSACPKQGCQSVFEGPSSWDEWTEHVGRHMEKGEGGGRLGVDGLLAQWALDEGIIERKTDGEYRLSTSNGMSGGGNSGGMPPVFEQKESTLTSVSTLEPSQPEKSLIAETSTKPPEDRMEVDTSE; encoded by the exons ATGGAACCCAACAAACGACGCAAGCTTGCCCCCAAGGTCAACGCCACGACTCCAAGcaagccgccgccgccgccgccagcACAATTCCTCCACGAATCG cctcaacaacaccatccaGCTCAGGAGGCTGCTCCGGCTCCTCTTTCTGAACGTCATGACTTCGAGTCCTTTGCGCGACATCTGCAAGATGCTGCTATGCTCATCCAAAGACAGACCGAGCGTCACCCCTATACCGATGTCTCCGTTCTGCTGCTAAGATGGGAGGATGATGAAACTGTTGATGAAGATCTGGTTGCTCTTGAGCAGGTTCTCCAGAAGCAGTACAGATACAGGACAGAGAAGTGGCACATCCCCACTGTGCCGAATCCTAGCATAAAGCTTGGTGTTCAAATTGCTTCCTTCCTCGAGCATGCGAAATCTAATCATTTGCTCATCATCTACTACGCTGGCCATGGCTATGTAAGCTCCGATGGTCACCTTTTCTGGGCTTG CAACTCCAGAGAAGATGCTGCAAAACTAAAATGGGATGGCGTTCGTTGCCTCTTTGAGGATGCACAGTCTGATATCCTGTTGTTACTCGATACATGCGCGGTGCCCGATCCCCCTATGGCCGGTAGCCATGGCGTGAAGCAAGCCATTGCGGCTTGCGCCTCAGATCGTAGTCCAGATAGCTTAGAGAGGTCATTTACCTCCAACTTGACCGAGGCTCTACAGAAGCTTAGTAGTGGACGGCCGTTCACGACACAAAGACTCCACGAAGAAGTGTTATTTCTGaagaaacaacaacaactactTCAAACTCCTCGGCAAACCAACGGAGGCACCTCGAATACGCAGTCTTCTCCACAAAATCCGGTCTTCATACCTCTGACACCCGGAAAAGGTCAAAGTATTGCCCTTGCGCCAATGCCCTCAAGACCACGTACTGGTTCACAAAACGGACATGACACCGATGGCCAGGGTAACCGTGAAGAACAGCTGATCGATCCAGAATCTGTTGTTGACCTCAGATTTGAAGAACCCCGAGTGCTTGTTTGCACTACCTTCGTTGGCGATGCAAGTCCGGACATGTCTTTTTTCTCCCAATGGCTGCACAGCACACCACCTTTGGGGGACAAGATCGCGGTCGAAGGCATGTTTCTCGGCCCACCTACTATGTTACTCATTTCTATGCCTCACTCGATCTGGAACGTGGTACAGCACGACAAAGTATGCTGCTTTTTAGGGTATATTAGCTCCCACAACATGATCCACCTCTACCACAAGCTAGTAGGTTCTTCTGGTATCAAACCATCAGCTAGAGAAGTTGAGGATGGCCGGATCCTCCTCGAGGCAAGGGATCACGCCTTCAGTACTCCTGCCCGCGTtcgacgagaagaaggccatTCTTTTCACTCCCCAGCCACCAGAGAAGCGCCTAATTCTGTCGAACGAACAGAGTATCTTCCTCAAGCTAGTCCGTCAGCTCCAGCATATGCCAACTCAACAGGGGGTCATTCTAAACCCAAGGATGAGGTGGAAGATTCGGCAGAGATGCAGGAAGCTGCCGAGCAACTGAAAGCTTTGAGTCATGTTCGCCACCCAAGTGACGAAGCCGCAAACATTAACCGACCTCGCACAATTCTTCCCGACGGAATGCCTGAGATCAGACCAGAGGGGGAGAGCGATGAACACGGCAACAATGACCCTCTAGCAACACTTCGCAACGCCAACGCAGCAGTGAAGCCCCCTCGAAGGTCTCTTCCCAAACAGGACACTCGCTGCAATCACTGTAGCCATGCCCCTTTCAAGGATTCCTCATCTTTGAGAAAACACATCGCTGCAGCCCACACTAGGCCATTCCCATGTGCATTCTCGTTTGCGGGATGCACAAGCACCTTCGGTTCGAAGAACGAATGGAAGAGACATATTGCATCACAGCATTTGTGTTTGCAATACTATCGTTGTTCTTCCTGTCCTCAGAGCACTGCTGAAGGGAAAGGAAACGAGTTCAATCGCAAAGATTTGTTTACCCAGCACTTGCGGCGTATGCATGCGCCCTTCCAAATCAAAAGGGCACTGGCCAAGGGGGACAGCAAGCTGCAGTCTGAGTGGGACGCACACGTCAAAGAAATGCAGGTATCATGCCTTGTACAGCGTCGCTTACCTCCACAACGCTCAGCGTGCCCGAAACAAGGTTGTCAGAGTGTCTTTGAAGGTCCTTCCTCATGGGATGAGTGGACTGAACATGTGGGCCGGCATATGGAAAAGGGAGAGGGCGGTGGCAGACTCGGAGTAGATGGCCTTCTGGCGCAATGGGCCTTGGATGAAGGCATCATTGAGCGCAAGACAGACGGCGAATATCGCTTGTCAACCAGTAACGGAATGAGTGGGGGAGGCAACAGCGGAGGCATGCCTCCTGTTTTTGAACAAAAAGAGTCAACCTTAACATCGGTTTCAACACTGGAACCGTCGCAGCCGGAGAAATCCTTGATCGCGGAGACAAGCACAAAACCTCCAGAAGACAGAATGGAGGTTGATACCTCCGAGTAA
- a CDS encoding hypothetical protein (TransMembrane:6 (i133-156o162-183i203-223o252-272i293-316o328-348i)), whose product MSVVLFRLTRFAASSIGHLHDRLSTLVADPLVMPPSYLMHEYAVLKGPTRSRRGRWHTSVSRPQSQWHPCLGSISFHESYRYLLTDMTSQGLCSLPGRPDIYGVGVRAAFYTQWLGTLIMEYISEDDLSDLRFISLFSSAAASISLVIGIACNVLNPLDIYFLLLFAMGFFLFLMPLCIWRVITRCQPHLDPFLLTKENHGTFYYLVALTILMATVSMGTWYYTVFLPHLNRNCRDVVFMLGKVNLESKGNVIVGAVFYIGVLSSIGGFIFLKSCCIPIRHQSTRSRRNRTRIIWHLMKLRLVSGLIIFTLLVVAIELPIQWNYVQGVYDFATITQLLPFLFSIGIFLRSWALYASSANTTGGEAGTRPSPNTSLSSSSSSSSNGEMANVVRIYRSRSPRLYYPYGYNNPYGYNYYGHEQYQDRSPYNYNDNYYNNYANLSQESQEPRWPPGVYYSRRP is encoded by the exons ATGTCTGTTGTGCTATTCCGCCTCACAAGGTTCGCCGCTTCGAGTATTGGACATCTTCACGATCGCCTCAGCACGCTAGTCGCGGACCCTCTGGTCATGCCTCCATCGTATCTTATGCACGAGTATGCTGTGCTGAAAGGTCCAACCCGTTCACGACGCGGCAGATGGCATACAAGTGTAAGCCGGCCCCAGTCACAATGGCATCCATGTCTTGGATCCATATCTTTTCATGAGTCTTACAGATATCTTTTAACGGATATGACAAGCCAAGGCCTTTGCTCGCTTCCAGGTCGACCTGATATCTATGGAGTCGGTGTTCGCGCCGCATTCTACACACAATGGCTTGGTACGTTGATCATGGAGTATATCTCTGAAGACGACCTCTCGGATTTGCGCTTCATCAGCCTCTTCTCATCTGCAGCTGCGTCCATTTCCCTTGTTATCGGGATAGCATGTAATGTCTTGAATCCGCTTGATATTTACTTCTTACTCCTCTTTGCTATGGgcttctttttatttctGATGCCATTATGCATATGGCGTGTGATAACAAGATGTCAACCACACCTCGACCCTTTTTTACTCACGAAGGAAAACCATGGAACATTTTACTATCTCGTGGCCCTTACAATACTCATGGCTACCGTGTCAATGGGAACATGGTATTACACCGTGTTTCTGCCACATCTTAACCGCAACTGTCGCGACGTTGTATTCATGTTAGGAAAGGTAAACTTGGAGAGTAAGGGTAATGTTATAGTTGGAGCGGTCTTTTACATTGGTGTTCTTTCCAGTATTGGCGGTTTTATCTTTCTGAAATCCTGTTGCATTCCAATAAGACATCAAAGTACCCGAAGCAGGAGAAACAG GACAAGAATTATCTGGCATCTTATGAAGCTTCGTCTCGTTTCTGGGCTTATCATATTCACACTTTTGGTCGTTGCTATCGAGCTCCCCATACAATGGAACTATGTCCAGGGCGTCTATGACTTTGCGACCATTACTCAATTACTCccctttctcttctcaaTTGGTATATTCTTACGCTCTTGGGCGCTCTACGCCAGCAGCGCCAACACAACGGGAGGCGAAGCTGGAACAAGGCCGAGTCCAAATACATCGttatcgtcgtcatcttcctcatcatcaaatGGCGAAATGGCCAACGTGGTGCGGATTTATCGATCCCGCAGTCCTCGGTTGTATTATCCATATGGGTATAATAATCCTTATGGATACAATTACTATGGGCATGAACAGTACCAAGACAGAAGCCCGTACAACTACAACGATAACTACTACAACAATTACGCAAATTTGTCACAGGAATCTCAAGAGCCTCGATGGCCTCCGGGGGTTTACTATAGTCGGCGACCATAG
- a CDS encoding hypothetical protein (TransMembrane:12 (i21-43o49-69i90-113o133-152i164-184o190-212i342-367o379-400i412-429o435-454i475-494o506-524i)~BUSCO:22202at5125) translates to MSPSPANESPPAASSPSMIKGASLLIILQLASRLITFVANQLLLRYLTAPLLGISTQLEVYYLSVLFFARESLRVAIQRRDAGSKAKEESQAVVNLGYLSIGLGSLVSLGLGWMYLAYATEATLSTPYLVESLYLYGFAAMVELLSEPCFVLMQTRLQFGTRAAAESIATFLRCIAVFGSAVWASKHSDIGVLPFALGQITYGVSLLLVYLVSGYQLASSIGFSLYPKTIVSKDNRFWGSMFDRPTIGLAGSMMAQSVVKHLLTQGDTFLISLLASANVQGAYALANNYGSLLARLLFQPVEESSRSYFSRLLSSVTPVKQGGKPSPVVTEAKQNLSTLLRLYILLSSVIISLGPFAAPPLLAIVAGKQWAGSGAGDVLAAYCFYIPFLGLNGLTESFVASVATEAEVHGQSVWMGAFSVVFATSAFLFMRVYPLGAIGLVLANIINMACRIVWSGAFIKRYFKRHGTEFKIKSLLPESTLGVSVATAILLRQLKIADNADPPIKSLVKIAGSAITLLILILVLERRFILECLNSVRGRKAAKQ, encoded by the exons ATGTCTCCGTCCCCTGCAAATGAGAGCCCTCCGGCGGCCTCATCGCCGTCCATGATCAAGGGCGCATCgcttctcatcatcctccagTTGGCCTCCCGTCTAATAACATTTGTCGCCAACCAACTCCTTCTGCGCTATCTCACTGCCCCTCTTCTAGGCATTTCGACGCAACTCGAGGTGTACTACCTTTCTGTTCTCTTTTTCGCGCGCGAAAGTTTGCGCGTGGCGATTCAGCGAAGGGACGCTGGGTCCAAGGCCAAAGAGGAGAGTCAAGCAGTGGTGAACCTGGGATATCTCTCTATTGGCCTAGGAAGTCTTGTCAGCCTTGGTCTGGGATGGATGTATCTCGCGTATGCCACCGAGGCAACGCTCTCGACACCGTATCTTGTCGAGTCGTTGTACTTGTACGGATTTGCAGCCATGGTTGAGCTGTTGTCTGAGCCGTGCTTCGTTCTTATGCAGACTCGACTGCAATTTGGTACACGAGCTGCTGCAGAGTCTATTGCGACATTCCTGAGATGTATTGCCGTGTTTGGATCTGCGGTCTGGGCATCCAAGCACAGTGATATTGGAGTGCTTCCTTTCGCTCTTGGACAAATTACCTATGGCGTTTCACTGCTTCTTGTCTACTTGGTATCGGGATATCAGCTTGCCTCTTCAATCGGCTTCTCTCTTTACCCCAAAACTATCGTTTCAAAGGATAATCGGTTCTGGGGATCCATGTTTGATAGACCCACGATAGGTCTTGCTGGTAGCATGATGGCTCAGAGTGTGGTCAAGCATCTCCTTACTCAAGGAGACACCTTTCTCATCTCCTTGCTTGCCTCCGCCAATGTCCAAGGAGCCTATGCACTCGCAAACAACTACGGCAGTCTACTTGCTCGTCTCCTTTTCCAGCCTGTTGAAGAAAGCAGTCGAAGCTATTTCTCTCGATTGCTGTCATCAGTGACTCCCGTCAAACAAGGCGGCAAGCCCTCGCCTGTTGTTACTGAAGCGAAGCAAAACCTGTCAACCCTGCTTCGGCTCTATATCCTTCTGTCGTCAGTCATCATCAGTCTTGGGCCCTTTGCTGCTCCGCCTCTTTTGGCTATTGTAGCTGGTAAGCAGTGGGCTGGTTCGGGGGCTGGTGACGTCCTTGCGGCGTATTGTTTCTACATCCCTTTCCTCGGCTTGAACGGCCTTACAGAATCATTCGTGGCATCTGTCGCCACAGAGGCCGAGGTTCATGGGCAGTCTGTCTGGATGGGTGCCTTTTCCGTCGTGTTTGCTACTTCAGCTTTCCTCTTCATGAGAGTCTACCCTCTCGGTGCCATCGGCTTGGTGTTGGCCAATATCATCAATATGGCGTGTCGCATCGTCTGGAGCGGAGCATTCATCAAGCGCTATTTCAAACGACATGGTACTGAATTCAAAATCAAGAGTCTACTTCCTGAGAGCACACTCGGCGTCTCAGTCGCTACAGCCATTCTTCTCAGGCAACTAAAGATCGCAGACAACGCGGATCCACCGATTAAATCTCTCGTCAAGATCGCTGGCTCGGCCATCACATTATTGATTCTCAT CCTGGTCCTTGAGCGCCGTTTTATCCTTGAGTGTCTAAACTCGGTCCGCGGTCGGAAAGCCGCTAAACAATAG
- the DBP3 gene encoding RNA-dependent ATPase (BUSCO:18978at5125), with translation MAATKHSLADSEDRPSKKTKVDSEEKARLKAEKRERKEKKKEKKSQESEPSAEDSDAERAADKERKKAKKAKKLEKKQKLAEAEASAEPAAEVSEEAPKKKSKKEKKTTTESSSDADAPSSGSYAQTIALSNVPQAEIDEFLSKNEIHITDPKTETVTLRPVLEFHQLPATNLLEKKPSPFANYKAPTPIQSASWPFTLSGRDVIGVAETGSGKTMAFALPCVEAISAIKHKHTKAVVVSPTRELAMQTYEQMASVAALNRMKCVCLYGGASKDDQRNLLNRGADIIVATPGRLKDFMSDGTVDLSHAAFAVLDEADRMLDKGFEEDIKMILSACPPREKRQTLMFTATWPQSVQTLASTFMVSPVKIAIGSGGKETAGGAVELQANARISQTVEVVEPRGKEFRLLEILKEHQQGSKKNDRILVFCLYKKEATRIENFLSRKGIRVGGIHGDLRQEQRTRSLEAFKSGQTPVLVATDVAARGLDIPEVKLVINVTFPLTIEDYVHRIGRTGRAGKTGQAITFFTVEDKSHSGSLVNILRGANQPVPDDLLKFGTTVKKKAHDMYGAFFKDVDMNAKSTKITFD, from the exons ATGGCTGCCACTAAGCATTCTCTCGCTGACAGCGAGGATAGACCCTCCAAGAAGACCAAGGTCGACTCCGAAGAGAAGGCCCGCTTGAAGGCCGAGAAGCGAGAgcgcaaggagaagaagaaggagaagaagagccaaGAGTCTGAGCCTAGTGCCGAGGACTCTGACGCTGAACGTGCTGCCGATAAGGAGcgcaagaaggccaagaaggccaagaagttggagaagaagcagaagctgGCTGAGGCTGAGGCATCTGCTGAGCCTGCCGCCGAGGTCTCTGAGGAGGctcccaagaagaagtccaagaaggagaagaagaccaCCACCGAATCCTCTTCTGACGCCGATGCTCCTTCCAGTGGCTCTTACGCTCAAACCATTGCGCTCTCTAACGTCCCTCAAGCTGAGATTGACGAATTTCTCTCCAAGAACGAAATCCACATTACAGATCCCAAGACCGAGACCGTTACTCTTCGTCCCGTACTGGAATTCCACCAACTCCCTGCTACAAACCTCCTCGAGAAGAAGCCCTCGCCATTCGCCAACTACAAGGCTCCTACACCCATCCAGTCCGCTTCGTGGCCTTTCACCCTCTCCGGCCGTGATGTGATCGGTGTTGCTGAGACAGGATCCGGAAAGACCATGGCTTTCGCACTTCCCTGCGTCGAGGCCATCTCTGCTATTAAGCACAAGCACAccaaggctgttgttgtttcGCCTACACGAGAACTTGCCATGCAGACCTATGAGCAGATGGCTTCCGTCGCGGCCCTCAACAGGATGAAGTGTGTCTGTCTCTACGGTGGTGCTTCCAAGGATGACCAGCGAAACCTCCTCAACCGTGGTGCTGACATCATTGTCGCAACCCCTGGTCGTCTTAAGGATTTCATGTCCGATGGAACTGTCGATCTTAGCCACGCAGCCTTCGCCGTTCTTGACGAGGCCGACCGTATGCTTGACAAGGGTTTCGAGGAGGATATCAAGATGATTCTCAGTGCTTGCCCCCCTCGCGAGAAGCGCCAGACACTCATGTTCACGGCTACATGGCCCCAGTCCGTGCAGACGCTCGCATCTACCTTCATGGTTAGCCCTGTCAAAATCGCCATTGGATCTGGTGGTAAGGAGACAGCTGGTGGAGCCGTTGAGCTTCAGGCCAACGCAAGAATTTCACAGACTGTCGAGGTTGTTGAGCCTAGAGGGAAGGAGTTCCGTCTGCTCGAGATCCTGAAGGAGCACCAGCAGGGTAGCAAGAAGAACGACCGTATTCTTGTCTTCTGCTTGTACAAGAAGGAGGCTACTCGTATTGAGAACTTCCTAAGCCGCAAGGGTATCCGCGTTGGCGGCATTCACGGTGATTTGAGACAGGAGCAGCGAACAAGGAGTCTCGAGGCTTTCAAGTCTGGACAAACTCCTGTCCTTGTCGCCACTGATGTCGCTGCTCGTGGTCTGGACATTCCCGAGGTTAAGCTCGTTATCAACGTTACA TTCCCCTTGACCATCGAGGACTACGTCCACCGTATCGGACGAACTGGCCGAGCTGGCAAGACCGGCCAGGCTATCACTTTCTTCACTGTTGAGGACAAGTCTCACTCCGGCTC TCTCGTCAACATTCTCCGAGGTGCCAACCAGCCCGTGCCTGATGACCTCCTCAAGTTCGGCACCACCGTTAAGAAGAAGGCTCACGACATGTACGGCGCTTTCTTCAAGGATGTCGACATGAACGCAAAGTCCACCAAAATCACATTtgattaa